The proteins below come from a single Chelmon rostratus isolate fCheRos1 chromosome 12, fCheRos1.pri, whole genome shotgun sequence genomic window:
- the LOC121614891 gene encoding transcription factor AP-1-like, translating to MRIDLRQGDQKLYMSRKMEATFYDEAVNGSNSQHEGPTVYGFNPKTLKQTMTLNLNDPKNFKPQLSSKALDILTSPDVGLLKLASPELERLIIQSCTGLTTPTPTQFVCPKNITDEQEGFAEGFVRALAELHYHQQGPAVHPDAQAGANNSMASGSAASESGGIPYSCTVRTDPPEYTNLGTFNRAVGSASAPANERHPPMSYPAAPQPSHNHMDHQLAAAQHPRLHALKEEPQTVPEMSGDTPPLSPIDMENQERIKAERKRMRNRVAASKCRKRKLERISRLEDRVKNLKSQNTELVSSANVLRDELALLKQKVMDHVNSGCQLILTQQLQAF from the coding sequence atgagaatAGACCTCCGTCAAGGTGATCAAAAACTTTATATGTCCAGAAAAATGGAAGCGACATTCTACGACGAAGCCGTGAATGGCTCCAACTCTCAACACGAAGGGCCGACAGTGTACGGGTTCAACCCTAAAACCCTCAAACAGACTATGACCCTGAACCTTAACGACCCGAAGAACTTCAAACCCCAGCTGAGCTCCAAGGCCCTGGACATCCTGACGTCCCCTGATGTCGGGTTGCTGAAGCTAGCCTCGCCTGAACTGGAGAGACTGATCATCCAGTCCTGCACCGGGCTGACGACCCCCACCCCGACCCAGTTCGTCTGTCCCAAGAACATCACCGATGAGCAGGAGGGCTTTGCCGAAGGGTTCGTGAGAGCTCTGGCTGAGCTCCACTACCACCAGCAGGGACCAGCCGTCCATCCTGACGCACAGGCCGGCGCGAACAACAGCATGGCATCCGGCTCCGCCGCGTCCGAGAGCGGCGGGATTCCCTACAGCTGCACGGTGCGCACCGACCCGCCGGAGTACACAAACTTGGGCACTTTCAACCGGGCTGTGGGATCTGCGTCTGCACCTGCCAACGAGAGGCACCCACCCATGAGTTACCCAGCCGCCCCACAGCCGTCCCACAACCACATGGACCACCAGCTGGCGGCAGCGCAGCACCCGCGGCTACACGCGCTCAAAGAGGAGCCGCAGACGGTGCCCGAGATGTCCGGCGACACTCCGCCGCTCTCCCCCATCGACATGGAGAACCAGGAGCGCATCAAAGCTGAGAGGAAGCGCATGAGGAACAGAGTGGCCGCGTCCAAATGCCGGAAAAGGAAGCTGGAGAGGATCTCCCGGCTGGAGGATAGGGTCAAAAACCTGAAGAGCCAAAACACGGAGTTGGTTTCCTCTGCCAACGTCCTCCGGGACGAGCTGGCTCTGCTCAAACAAAAGGTCATGGACCACGTTAACAGCGGCTGCCAGCTCATTTTGACGCAGCAGCTCCAAGCTTTCTAG